A stretch of Besnoitia besnoiti strain Bb-Ger1 chromosome V, whole genome shotgun sequence DNA encodes these proteins:
- a CDS encoding hypothetical protein (encoded by transcript BESB_058810): MKDEGRFAVPRASASASGEGEGAPQRRSVGEGNDHDASSPGPVPRVHVSPPCSGTSNPPFAACGAASAPSFSRPGLDQDEGDGAGQGDIRCFAPSSSHSVPGGSHPVLSSDPAPRPAAATAVAGDGEALASPSPASVSPSEPCSSSCSAPACAAAGSLPSLSSPSARQPQGAAPLRGGLPRTSSSAAFPAAPPPPPSSSSANSDRTGGATLCGGPRLSASGAAPAAGASPATHSPGRSAEAARPRGRGDSAHAAGTFFEKGSECAHLGAAPGGRGASPALVDGGGGYARESPATASPASLLSHSPFFASPLQGAGATGATAGSNRPQHPLVHASTPCWVKYGEEHYPEEAVPIEYQWVEDDGTCCCYVTDFLLYNKKGERLLQVETLDQDELADVALYGKLVHVALVHPPEALEARKHPTACQVYPHLLQQRRRQQNPRSRRNLQATPEDDGAAQASPRSPLAAGPRDGGDKSAGAERESAGRGGAEGDQTPIQGGREEGERKEDGKSAGDEGAGTSSLGGKKVFRKRGGMLHHPFITPKIPRAFRTFPVRVDLTEWTIDYGKSSSQTPYVWLISSLNRYYRLEKPAGRYAPVLQSLKYKFEVASRVIKQLSVDRLYPYQELVRHLTADSRLKKALAEKAPAEGPDKEKESRSGGRCSSSGDGGAKDGELEQPSQAACATGEDGEEAGGGGGDGAPSRKKARRQEAKENEKLSADEEEEDEEKEDGELASGKASSQQVSPRNGGLGSPENEEGSNADRLKEAFLSHPSSVAGDDFDDPAGADPSSSVLSPSSRLTPNSAHPSSASNLIGGDFGNLVLPPGLGSSSSLPLDPSSLFTSSKFISALAIKKNKNCHLLSLSDPDGTGVRTLPDGSRSPESPWGAPLAVEGCTEESLIEVFPFLESQVAAFEASTGVSGLLASPFMNALRARVFRWVGKMEGDSAVDEVPPLQQTTTPEIVGGRTSEGGLLSHQPDDVLLSLNEFGASCAAEGRHPSLSGSSIPFSGAAAGGLRGAGQGFLDSPPFGGDASAQGFFTGTRGGRRRGARGGRGRGAGGEGGVRGRGGRRFPRDSDASAFARLGGDYSRDIEGLGGLTDEDARGLRDGLDGRSRMEKGERLVKREGGDGREGDEDGATREGGGGGGDLSDEEESRKRVKREEDGRSGDREPWATKDETDPQRSMDTDEEEDKDEISTVPEWGIEGDPVDVKDELDLEAEDPAYARVPLPGSSFAPYEFPELLELQDFSRVFVEMLQLPNYPVDTLEAALLLSLSSSVAEEFSARAGWPPQTKGGSKKNARKQSAKIPQNTLPFIAASTSLAPAPEPFHFFSPSARVRREEVAAAAASGEGKGAAIKTGAALRDAAAMALAEAAKEEARESGSQGALQAAEEGEGDKADDANSGFEGEAKALDAKYTAATGRAGGEASREGGRTGDPEEERTDTDPQGGESDKAVGGPSQGEAGEVEATPSPPPAKQGNDDSPLPASISDSSSPAAPQEGASAAPERSSAGAAPPSSASQTPPSVGAACCSGPLAPFSSASLLRPSSFPVFLGDALFLRLVQLAFLHISDALSRHNKTGSSATGDPANPSADARAPLVSLLTAAAGAGTGGLVGSGSVAAAASGAAGGMDTPAAATWLGAGSPNGLCGSCSSGSAPERDSKVKGEEWSGDFGRWTALKKAGTERELEGAGSRLEGGKGGPAAASTKAVVGVAMKHFWRHAALGPKLRRLVPRHADEEEEEDGEKKTTARGDQEEAATRPRKSKAGERSREEDEAAEAEAPEDEAGEADGDVAVEEGETGKEARKERKEAKREASSFCESQGDAQLEDQEPEVLQMLNNAPRDLRLIDFLTWPLVLQRMLFDSLYTPRRVDVKKPRRRRAKNEEAPQNLEAESAENKAAKVEDDGEQAQDAANEDAEGESDAQALSSGHEEGEGGESAAQAEADMESKECSDNAASCPAAVKRRSSLSSAEDAGGAEEGPPSCTPPSPYAAEVSGSAAGEASMEEQGDSADKADAKAPPAEEVDGGAEVAEVQEGDAAADCGDPEEDKRVEEKRAATPKDERDGEDAEGEEGEENEQESEAGAKQEEGGAADGEETGHPETDPDAEEDREDEKEEPQEQDAGSAFGGARGRDKKRRRDGQEDGEEELDEQGRCRKTEKDVAQKADDEEAATPAEFKPQNARKKTRRTSSDVMGDEEGESGCKGRAGGEDEDEEDEEAEEEEFERLEWHLDDQKAAQCGILPSRAEAMAIALHDLRTHSDAAVPRRLQLLQWLIACIANGWMGKFFLDAKVEALFRARANTLRLRMASVAAGPPKPLGGPTGAAAGVKGEGGETEGAAASASPEAPVPPLSTATDDTAPVDAGERAEEPSAAAASSAKAEAPPAPSSSSSSPLPNDAGDGSVSSQSMPPGEPGGAAALRPRGARARRPQSRPRVR; this comes from the exons ATGAAGGACGAAGGCCGCTTTGCcgttccgcgcgcgtctgcgtcggcgagcggcgaaggagagggcgcgcctCAGCGACGGTCCGTGGGCGAAGGTAACGACCACgacgcgtcgtcgccaggTCCCGTCCCCCGCGTCCACGTGTCTCCTCCGTGCTCAGGGACCTCCAATCCGCCCTTCGCTGCGTGTGGAGCCGCATCCGCGCCGAGTTTCTCCCGCCCTGGACTGGATCaggacgaaggagacggcgccggTCAAGGAGACATAAGATGTTTCGCCCCTTCTTCATCGCACTCAGTCCCCGGGGGATCTCATCCCGTTCTTTCCTCAGATCCTGCACCGcgcccggctgcggcgacggcggtcgctggcgacggcgaggctcTTGCGTccccttcgcctgcgtcggtGTCGCCCTCTGAACCGTGCTCGTCATCGTGTTCTGCACCGGcgtgcgctgctgcaggctccctgccctctctctcttcgccctccgcgcgtcaACCGCAAggagcagcgcctctgcggggcGGGTTGCCGCGGACGTCGTCCTCGGCTGCGTttcccgctgcgcctccgccgccaccgaGTTCGTCTTCCGCAAACAGTGACcgcaccggcggcgcgacgctctgcggcggcccgcgccTGTCCGCCTCcggagcggcgcctgccgctggggcgtcgccagcgacccACTCGCCTGGGcgctccgcggaggcggctcggcctcgaggccgcggagacagtgCACACGCGGCGGGCACTTTCTTCGAGAAGGGGAGCGAGTGTGCGCAcctgggcgcggcgccgggcggccgcggagccagTCCTGCGCTGGTCGATGGGGGCGGCGGCTATGCGCGGGAGAGTCCCGcgactgcgtcgcctgcgagtcTCTTGTCTCactcgcccttcttcgcgtcgcccctgcagggcgcgggcgcgacggggGCGACTGCGGGAAGCAACCGACCGCAGCATCCACTGGTGCATGCGTCCACACCTTGCTGGGTGAAATACGGCGAGGAGCACTATCCCGAAGAGGCCGTGCCCATCGAGTACCAGTGGGTAGAAGACGACGGGACCTGCTGCTGCTACGTCACCGACTTCCTTCTTTACAACAAGAAAGGCGAGCGCCTTCTCCAAGTCGAAACGCTG gaTCAAGATGAGCTGGCGGACGTGGCGCTGTACGGGAAGCTGGTTCACGTCGCCCTTGTTCATccgccagaggcgctggaggccagGAAGCACCCGACCGCGTGCCAGGTCTATCCGCACCTTCTACAGCAGcgccggagacagcagaacccgcggagccggcgcaacctgcaggcgacgcctgaagatgacggcgccgcgcaggcctcccCGCGGTCGCCCTTGGCCGCGGGGCccagagacggcggagacaagaGCGCAGGTGCGGAGCGCGAGAGTGCGggtcgcggaggagccgaGGGCGACCAGACGCCGATtcagggggggcgggaggagggcgagaggaaggaagacgGCAAatccgcaggcgacgaaggggCAGGGACTTCCTCGCTTGGCGGGAAAAAAGTTTTCAGAAAACGAGGGGGAATGCTCCATCACCCGTTCATCACCCCGAAAATCCCGCGCGCATTCAGAACCTTCCCCGTGCGCGTCGACTTGACTGAATG GACGATTGACTACGGCAAATCCTCGAGTCAGACGCCCTACGTCTGGCTGATTTCATCGCTGAATCGGTACTACCGCCTGGAGAAGCCGGCGGGCCGCTACGCCCCCGTGCTGCAGTCCCTGAAGTACAAGTTCGAGGTGGCGTCGCGCGTGATCAAGCAGCTCTCCGTGGATCGGCTGTACCCCTACCAGGAGCTCGTTCGCCACCTGACTGCGGATTCTCGCCTCAAGAAGGCCTTGGccgagaaggcgcctgcagaggggcCGGacaaggagaaggagagccGGAGCGGCGGACGCTGCAGTTCttcgggcgacggcggcgcgaaaGACGGCGAGCTCGAGCAGCCAAGCCAGGCTGCCTGCGCCACAGGCGAAgatggcgaggaggcggggggcggaggtggggacggcgcgccgtcgcggaagaaggcacGGCGgcaggaagcgaaggagaaTGAGAAGCTGTccgccgacgaagaggaggaggacgaagagaaagaagacggcgagctCGCATCCGGCAAAGCGAGCTCTCAGCAGGTGTCACCGCGAAACGGCGGCCTCGGGAGCCCCGAGAACGAAGAGGGGTCGAACGCGGATAGGCTGAAGGAAGCGTTCCTTTCCCATCCCTCCTCTGTGGCGGGCGACGACTTTGACGACCCTGCGGGGGCGGACCCTTCGTCTTCGGTgctgtcgccgtcgagcAGGCTCACGCCGAATTCCGCGCAcccttcttcggcgtcgaATCTCATTGGCGGCGACTTCGGCAACCTCGTGCTTCCGCCGGGTCTGgggtcgtcctcttcgctgcctctggaTCCCTCGTCGCTCTTCACCTCCTCCAAGTTCatctccgcgctcgcgatcaagaaaaacaaaaactgccatctcctctcgctctcggaCCCAGACGGGACGGGAGTGCGCACGCTACCCGATGGCTCGCGGTCTCCGGAGAGCCCCTGGGGCGCGCCCCTCGCGGTCGAAGGGTGCACAGAGGAGTCGCTGATTGAGGTCTTCCCTTTCCTCGAGTCGCAAGTCGCCGCGTTCGAGGCCTCGACAGGCGTCTCgggcctcctcgcgtctccgtTCATGAATgcccttcgcgcccgcgtcttccgctggGTCGGCAAAATGGAAGGCGACAGTGCGGTCGACGAAGTTCCCCCactgcagcagacgacgacCCCCGAGATCGTAGGCGGGCGGACAAGTGAGGGCGGGCTCCTCTCGCACCAGCCGGACGACGTGCTTCTCTCGCTGAATGAGTTCGGTGCCTCGTGTGCAGCTGAGGGGCGACACCCGTCCCTCTCAGGCTCATCCATCCCGTTCtctggggcggcggcaggcggcctccgcggcgccgggcagGGCTTCCTCGACTCCCCGCCATTCGGGGgggacgcgtctgcgcagggTTTCTTCACCGGGAcccgaggcgggcgccgacggggcgcgagaggcgggcgcggcaggggcgcgggcggcgaaggaggcgtgaggggtcgcggcggccgccgcttcccgagggacagcgacgcaagcgccttcgcgcgtctgGGCGGCGACTACTCGAGGGACATCGAGGGCCTTGGCGGCCTGACGGACGAGGATGCGCGCGGGCTTCGAGACGGGCTCGACGGAAGGTCGCGCAtggagaagggcgagaggcTTGTCAAgcgggagggcggagacggccgggaaggagacgaagacggcgcgacccgcgagggaggaggcggaggtggCGATCTCTCGGATGAGGAGGAGAGCCGGAAACGCGTcaagcgagaggaagacgggcGGAGCGGCGACCGGGAGCCTTGGGCAACGAAAGATGAAACCGATCCTCAAAGAAGCATGGAcaccgacgaagaagaagacaaagaTGAAATCTCGACGGTGCCCGAATGGGGAATCGAAGGCGACCCCGTTGATGTCAAGGATGAACTCGACCTTGAAGCAGAAGACCCCGCG tACGCGCGGGTGCCTCTCCCAGGCTCCTCCTTTGCGCCCTACGAGTTCCCAGAGTTGCTGGAGCTGCAGGACTTCAGTCGCGTTTTTGTGGAGATGCTTCAACTGCCTAACTACCCTGTCGATacgctggaggcggcgcttctcttGTCACTTTCGTCCTCTGTCGCTGAAGAGTtttcggcgcgcgcagggtGGCCTCCGCAGACGAAGGGTGGATCTAAGAAGAATGCGAGGAAGCAAAGCGCCAAGATCCCTCAAAACACACTCCCTTTCATCGCCGCTTCGACCTCTCTGGCTCCCGCGCCCGAGCCCTTCCATTTCTTTTCCCCCTCCGCGCGAgtgaggagagaagaagtcgccgcagctgcggcctctgGGGAGGGAAAGGGGGCTGCCATCAAGACGGGAGCTGCGctgcgagacgcagcggccaTGGCGCTggctgaggcggcgaaggaggaagctAGGGAAAGCGGAAGTCAGGGTGCACTCCAGGCTGCggaagagggcgaaggagacaaggcggacgacgcgaacTCGGGGTTCgagggggaggcgaaggcgttAGACGCGAAGTACACAGCAGCGACTGGCCGCGCAGGGGGAGAAGCCAGCCGCGAGGGGGGCCGGACAGGAGATCccgaagaggaaagaactGACACAGACCCCCAGGGCGGGGAGAGCGACAAAGCGGTCGGCGGGCCTAGTCAGGGTGAAGCAGGAGAAGTGGAGGCGACCCCCTCACCACCTCCTGCCAAGCAGGGAAATGATGACTCGCCACTCCCCGCTTCCATCAGTGACTCGTcgtcccctgcggcgcctcaggAGGGAGCTtcagcggcgccagagaggtcctctgctggcgctgcgcctccgtccaGCGCTTCACAAACCCCGCCTTCTGTCGGTGCTGCGTGTTGCTCAGGGCCTCTTGCCCCtttttcttcggcgtctcttctgcgtccgtCCTCCTTCCCAGTCTTTTTGGGCGACGCGCTCTTCCTGCGACTTGTCCAGCTGGCGTTCCTGCACATCAGCGACGCGCTGTCCCGCCACAACAAAACGGGCTCCTCCGCGACAGGAGACCCCGCGAATCCTTCGGCAGACGCCCGTGCGCCGCTGGTCTCGTTGCTcacggctgcagcaggcgcggggACTGGGGGCCTCGTCGGCAGCGGCtctgtcgccgcagccgcgagcgggGCTGCGGGCGGGATGGACacgccagcggccgcgacgtGGCTGGGCGCAGGCAGCCCAaacggcctctgcggctcttGTTCTTCGGGGTCTGcgccggagagagacagcaagGTGAAGGGCGAAGAGTGGAGTGGCGACTTCGGCCGGTGGACcgcgctgaagaaggcgggaaccgagcgcgagctggagggcgcgggcTCCAGACTGGAGGGCGGAAAGGGCGGaccggctgccgcctccacgaAAGCAGTCGTGGGCGTCGCGATGAAGCACTTTTGGCGTCACGCCGCATTGGGGCCGAAGCTGAGGCGACTCGTGCCGCGCCACGCcgatgaggaagaagaggaggacggcgagaagaagacgacagcgagaggcgatcaggaggaagcggcgacgcgccccaGGAAAAGCAaagcaggcgagcgcagccgggaggaggacgaggccgcagaggcggaagcgccggaggacgaggcggggGAGGCCGACGGGGACGTGGCTgtggaagaaggcgagaccggcaaagaggcgcggaaggagcgGAAAGAAGCAAAACGCGAAGCGTCTTCCTTCTGTGAATCCcagggagacgcgcagctcgaAGACCAAGAACCCGAGGTGCTGCAGATGCTCAACAATGCTCCCCGCGATCTGCGGCTGATTGACTTCCTGACATGGCCCCTTGTGCTCCAGCGGATGCTGTTTGACAGTCTATACACTCCAAGGCGCGTGGATGtgaagaagccgcgccggagacgtGCCAAGAACGAGGAAGCGCCTCAGAATCTGGAGGCCGAGTCGGCTGAGAATAAGGCTGCAAAGgtcgaagacgacggcgagcaaGCGCAGGATGCGGCgaacgaagacgcagagggcgagtcAGACGCCCAGGCGCTAAGCAGCGGAcacgaggagggagagggcggcgagtctgcggcgcaggctgAAGCAGATATGGAGTCGAAGGAATGCAGCGACAACGCGGCAAGCTGTCCCGCCGCCGtcaagcgccgcagcagtctttcttctgcagagGACGCTGGCGGTGCGGAGGAGGGGCCGCCGTCTTGCACACCTCCCTCTCCGTATGCTGCAGAGGTCTCCGGGTCTGCGGCCGGCGAAGCGTCGATGGAAGAGCAGGGAGACAGCGCAGACAAGGCAGACGCAAAGGCACCTCCCGCTGAAGAGGTAGATGGCGGCGCCGAAGTCGCGGAGGtgcaagaaggcgacgcggcagctgaCTGCGGCGATCCGGAGGAAGACAAACGGGTTGAAGAGAAacgggcagcgacgccgaaggacgagcgagacggagaggacgcggagggcgaggaaggcgaagagaacgagcaagagagcgaggcaggtgccaagcaggaagaaggcggcgccgcggacggcgaggagaccggtCATCCAGAGACGGACCCGGATGCGGAGGAAGAtcgcgaagacgagaaagaagagccCCAGGAGCAAGACGCAGGCTCTGcgttcggcggcgcccgaggccgagacaagaagagaaggcgagacgggcaggaggacggcgaagaggagctggATGAGCAAGGTCGGTGCAGAAAGACTGAGAAGGACGTGGCCCAGAaagcggacgacgaggaggccgcgacaCCTGCGGAGTTCAAGCCTCAGAACGCACGCAAGAAGACACGAAGAACCTCGAGCGACGTCatgggagacgaagagggcgagagcgggTGCAAGGGCCGagccggaggcgaggacgaagacgaagaagacgaggaagcggaagaagaagaattCGAACGCCTCGAGTGGCACCTGGATGATCAAAAAGCCGCCCAGTGCGGCATCCTCCCTTCGCGGGCAGAGGCCATGGCCATTGCCTTACACGACTTGCG GACCcacagcgacgcagccgttccgcggcggctgcagctgctgcagtggCTGATCGCATGCATCGCGAACGGCTGGATGGGGAAGTTCTTCCTGGACGCCAAAGTGGAGgcgctcttccgcgcgcgcgccaacaccctgcgcctccgcatgGCCTCCGTTGCCGCGGGGCCTCCGAAGCCCCTTGGGGGCCcgactggcgccgctgccggagTCAAG GGTGAAGGCGGGGAGAccgaaggcgctgctgcgtctgcatcgccggaggcgcctgtccctcctctctcgacCGCCACTGACGACACTGCTCCAGTCGATGCGGGAGAGCGAGCGGAAGAGCCaagcgcagctgctgcgtcgtccgccaaggctgaagcgcctcccgcgccttcctcgtcctcttcgtctccgttgCCCAACGACGCGGGAGACggttctgtctcttcgcagTCGATGCCGCCTGGCGAGCcggggggggcagcggcgctgcgccctcggGGCGCGAGAGCTCGTCGCCCTCAGAGCCGTCCGCGAGTTCGCtag